Genomic window (Candidatus Fokinia cryptica):
AAATAGATAAAAGCTCAATTCTTGTCATACTTTCTGCTCTTTTACTAAGATCGATGCCCTTGACGCTGAGTGAATGCATGAGAATATCATAATTATGCAGAGATTTTAGCACATTTCTTATACTTTTTCTTCTATTATGGAATAGTATTTTTCCAAATTTTATTAAAGATTCATAATCATATTTTACGTTTGGTATTGGTTCCATATATATCAAGGATGATTGTACTTTAGGTGGTGGAGAGAATACATCTGGGGAGAGTTCAAGTAATATTTCTGTTCTACATAATGTATTAATTACAAAGCTTAAAAAATTATTGCAAGTTTTGTTTTCTTGGCATATTAGAGCACCTACTTCTTTTTGTATTAGTATGGTAAAACTCTTAAATGTATTAGCAATTTTAAGCCATTTCCAAATAAGAGCTGTAGCAATATTATATGGTAAATTACCAATAATAGTGATTTTCTCTTCAATATATTCAGGCAATACCTCATGCATTATAGAACGTTCATCTATCTTAAGTGCATCGCCATGTATAACATTAATATTGTTATATAAAGAAGCAACTTTGCTAAGATGTGGAATGAGATTTGAGTCTTTTTCTAAACATATAAGAAATTTAGGCTTACCGATTTTCATTATAGATTGTGTTAACATTCCATATCCACCACCTATCTCCATCACTACGCAATTTGCGATGTGATTAGCATGTAATACTATTTTATCGGTAATGTTAGAATTTGTTATGAAATGCTGGCCTAATCCTTTTATCGGTTTATATTGAATTTCTTTCATGACGATAATCTAAATATGAAAAGCAGTCTTCATCATACTCTTATATTTAGCAAATGTTCTTGCTTTTGCGAGCCCTCTATCAATTTGAAGATAATATTCTTCTTTATTTATAGTGTTTTTTGAAAGAGATAAAAATAGATTATAAAGAATTGCACCAAGAATCAGTCTTTTAGTATAGAAATTTATATCGCTAGATACATCATAAATTTTACGCCATATAATATCTGCTTGATTATAACATATAGCCATGGTACTGATCTTGCGCTCAATTTTTGTAGCGTAACAAAGTATTGGCAACCTCCGTTCTTCTAGAGAGATATATCTATCACATAGTGCATATAATGCAGATTTTACATTCTCTGTTATACTATTAGATTCTGGTGTCCAATCTTCTAAATGTTCAGCTACTAAATACAATAACAGAAATTCCGTATAGCTCGAAATTGTACTATCAGTAAAGTAAAATGCTAACCATTTTGCATCCATCGTGCTCCATATACACTCTAATATATCTTCATTCCATCCGATTTTAGTGGAAATTTCGAGACTTCTATGTATTAGCTCGTTTCCAGCTGAGCGATATCTCTTTATAAGAAAATCATACATCTCATTCAAAAATGTTTATTATCCAGTGTACTGATGATACAATACAGATTGTTTGCTGGCTGAAGCACTTTTTGCAATAAATAACAAAGTAGATTTAGAAATGTCATATGTCAATCAATTGGTAAGTATTGAAAGCACTCCAAATCCAGAAGCTAAAAAATTTATTTTTCAATCTGAATTAGTAGGAGGTTCTATTTCGTATATGTTTGATAGATCTCATACTCAGAGGTCTTATACTTCTAATCTTGCAAGTTTTATTTTGAAGAATAATGCGATCTCAGATGTAATGATAGCTAGTAACTTTATCGTAGTTACAAAAGTTAAAAGTTCTGAATGGGAATCTTTACAGAAAGAATTATCATATTTGTTTGTAGAGTATTTTTGTAATTCTCAAGAAGAGGTAGTGATTAGTTCTAATGACAAAGAAGAGAACTGTGTTGATGATGAAATTTCCAATCAAATTAAAAAGCTTTTGAATGAGTTTGTTAAACCAGCGGTTGCTCAGGATGGTGGTGATATAGTTTTTGTAAAGTTTGAGGAAGGAAAGGTGTATGTCAAAATGACAGGTGCATGTAATGGATGTCCAAGTTCTACTTATACTTTGAAAAATGGAGTAGAAGTAATGTTACAACATTATATTCCTGAGGTAATAGAAGTAATTGCTGTTTAATTTAGTAATTAACAATATGAGCGATATACAGAAAAAAATAGAAAATATGATCAACGCGAATGATATTGTGCTTTTTATGAAAGGTACTGCATCTATTCCTATGTGTGGCTTCTCTGGTACAGCAGTTGCGATTCTGAATCGTTTGAATGTGAAATTTTTAGATGTTGATGTGTTATCAGATGATGATATTAGAAGTGGTATCAAAACGTACTCGGAGTGGCCAACAATTCCTCAATTATATATCAAACAACAATTTATAGGAGGTTCTGATATAATGAAGATAATGTACGAAAATGGAGAACTTGAGTTGCTATTAAAAAAGCATTTGCTTATATGATAAGTGATAATCTCAATTATAATAATGCAAATTTTGTGTGTGGTACCACTAGCGTTAATTATGCATTAAAGCAGATTCAATATCCCGAAATTGCGATATGGGGGCGATCAAATGTTGGTAAGTCTAGTATAATTAATGCTCTTACTGAACGTAGAGGATTGTGCAGAAGATCTATGAAACCAGGTTGTACAATGCAGCTTAATTATTTTTTGATTGATAATAAGTTGATGATTGTTGATATGCCAGGATATGGTTTTGCCAAACGCAGCAAGAGTGATATTCGTAAAAACCATAATATTTCAAGAAATTACATAACGAGTAGTACATCTCTTAAAGCATTATTGCTATTGGTGGATGTGAGGCATGGATGTAAAGAGAGTGATATAGAGATGATTAAATTTTTATGTGAGAATGGGAGGAATTTTCTCATAGTATTCACAAAAGCTGATAAAGTTTCATTTGTACATGCAGCTTCGTATTTATCTAGTACCTTCCCAAATATTCTTGCTGATAATTTCTTAGATTCATCGATCGCTGAATCTGCGATCATCACAAGTAGTAAACTTGGCACAAATATATCTATGCTGAAAAAGCTAATAACTGAGGCTATTTAGTTTTTTTTTCAATATCAATACTTACTCCTTCGCCTATTTTTGGATTAACGAGCTTTACAGAACTTTGTGCTATGTACTGTTTCCACATGCTTTGTTTTTTCACAGTATCTTTATTATTGTTTGTAAGACATAGTAAAACTG
Coding sequences:
- the rsmA gene encoding 16S rRNA (adenine(1518)-N(6)/adenine(1519)-N(6))-dimethyltransferase RsmA, yielding MKEIQYKPIKGLGQHFITNSNITDKIVLHANHIANCVVMEIGGGYGMLTQSIMKIGKPKFLICLEKDSNLIPHLSKVASLYNNINVIHGDALKIDERSIMHEVLPEYIEEKITIIGNLPYNIATALIWKWLKIANTFKSFTILIQKEVGALICQENKTCNNFLSFVINTLCRTEILLELSPDVFSPPPKVQSSLIYMEPIPNVKYDYESLIKFGKILFHNRRKSIRNVLKSLHNYDILMHSLSVKGIDLSKRAESMTRIELLSIFEELNHS
- a CDS encoding NifU family protein, which gives rise to MLAEALFAINNKVDLEMSYVNQLVSIESTPNPEAKKFIFQSELVGGSISYMFDRSHTQRSYTSNLASFILKNNAISDVMIASNFIVVTKVKSSEWESLQKELSYLFVEYFCNSQEEVVISSNDKEENCVDDEISNQIKKLLNEFVKPAVAQDGGDIVFVKFEEGKVYVKMTGACNGCPSSTYTLKNGVEVMLQHYIPEVIEVIAV
- the grxD gene encoding Grx4 family monothiol glutaredoxin — translated: MSDIQKKIENMINANDIVLFMKGTASIPMCGFSGTAVAILNRLNVKFLDVDVLSDDDIRSGIKTYSEWPTIPQLYIKQQFIGGSDIMKIMYENGELELLLKKHLLI
- the yihA gene encoding ribosome biogenesis GTP-binding protein YihA/YsxC; the encoded protein is MISDNLNYNNANFVCGTTSVNYALKQIQYPEIAIWGRSNVGKSSIINALTERRGLCRRSMKPGCTMQLNYFLIDNKLMIVDMPGYGFAKRSKSDIRKNHNISRNYITSSTSLKALLLLVDVRHGCKESDIEMIKFLCENGRNFLIVFTKADKVSFVHAASYLSSTFPNILADNFLDSSIAESAIITSSKLGTNISMLKKLITEAI